TTATGCTTGTACTCAATGCCTGCACAATAGCACTTTGTGTCGTTTCATCCATTATTTTTTCTCTCTCTTCCAGATTTGTTGCAAATCCGATCTCTACAACAACGGCCGGTATGGATAAACCGGTAAGGACGGCGATGGGGGCATCACGAAGCCCTCTGCCCTTTCTGGGGAATACTTTCTCCATGTTTTTCTGAATCGTCTGCGCCAACCTGACGCTGTCATTGAGATATTTGTTTTTGGCCATATCCCTGAGAATTTCTGCTGTGTCGCTTTCGCCAGTTGAAGTTGACTTAAAGCCAGGGAAATAGACCTCGTAGCCCGTCGAGTTTTTCCCAAAACCTGCATTGACATGAAGGCTGATAAACACTTCGGGGTGTGACATCCTAACAATCCTTATCCTGTCAAATATAGGAATGTTCCCGTCCGTGTATCTTGTAAGCTGAACGCGAATGTTTTCCCATCTACTCAATTCTTTCTGCAGTGACAGGGCTATGTTAAGAGTTGCATCTTTTTCATAGTATCTGTCGGATAGTCTGGTACCCTTCTCTGTTCCGCCGTGAGCCGGGTCAATCACTACCAGATGTTTGCCTCCGGGGGGGCCAGCCATGGCAATCGTTGCCACCATCAGGGGAAAAACCAGAAAGATCAATAGGGAAACAATTCTTTTGAGGGACCGTTGTTTCATCTGATCTCTTTTCCAGGCTGATACTTTTAAGTTTTGTGCTTCATACAGCAGATGATCATTTTTTGTCAAGAACTTAGCCTTCCTTTGTCCCGCAACTTATGGCTTTCTGATTCTGTCCACCGAGATGA
The window above is part of the Syntrophales bacterium genome. Proteins encoded here:
- a CDS encoding N-acetylmuramoyl-L-alanine amidase, whose amino-acid sequence is MKQRSLKRIVSLLIFLVFPLMVATIAMAGPPGGKHLVVIDPAHGGTEKGTRLSDRYYEKDATLNIALSLQKELSRWENIRVQLTRYTDGNIPIFDRIRIVRMSHPEVFISLHVNAGFGKNSTGYEVYFPGFKSTSTGESDTAEILRDMAKNKYLNDSVRLAQTIQKNMEKVFPRKGRGLRDAPIAVLTGLSIPAVVVEIGFATNLEEREKIMDETTQSAIVQALSTSIREYF